caataaattGACAAAATGGGTTTGAAAATTGTGATTTCTTtgccggcactcggcaaagagggcctttgccgagtgcctttgatctggcactcggcaaagaggtgcctttgccgagtgcccaagatctggcactcggcaaagggtttGAATATTTAACCGGCCGGTTCCCTCCACCTTATCCACACAGTTTCACTctcacgccgccccgccggctCCGCCACCCCTCCCGCCGCAGGCCacgcccccggcccgcgcccccggccgcgccccggccgccaCAGGTACTGCATCCATTCATGTTCCACCAGCTGATGCACATATAGTGCCACAGCAAACTCTTTAAAATCAACTAGCGCATCTGTATTACTATCAATCTGCCCAAGAATGGATTTTGTTAATCAATTCCTGAAACTCCAATATGTTTGCTATGGTATTTGCGAGAATAAACCAGGAAATTTTAGTTGTCAATGCAGCCATGGCTATACGGGCAATGCTTCCGTCCCAAATGTATGTATAGGTACATGGAGCAAACTGAAAAGACAGTTACAACCTACTACTGCTCGATCTGTTACAACACTTCATGTTTCTGACAATGACACGGCCATTACATATAGCTTCTACCACTATtaaataaacgcaaattcttgtATTCGTCATTTTAACAAAAATGCCATTATGTTAGACCTGATTGATCACGGACACAGAAGTAAATCATCTACCCCTACCCACAATAAAAAATAAAGCTTTCGGAATCTCGCATTCCTCTGGGGAACAATCTACTCCTAGCCTTTGCCGACCGCCACGTCGCGGACGCTCGGCAAAGATGCCGTCACGGGCCCAAACGGCCTTACTGTTTATTTCGTTTGCCGTGTGCCGCCTCTGACCCTCGGCAAagtgtttgccgagtgcccgagaaaaggcgctcggcaaagacctATTTGCCGATATAATCGCTGGcgagtgccctttgccgagtgttactcTCGGCaaacattttgccgagtgttgttgtgtatttgccgagtgtctgggacactcggcaaagggcctgGGTCCGGTAGTGTAAGTTTGTTACATCATCATGTTTTCCCATTTTACTTGTCAATTTTGAATTCAGATTCGAGGCTGTCCAATATGTCGACAACTGATTCTCTCCTGGAGCCATTGAAGTGCTTGACTACCTTGTCTAATAACACCTGAAAACAGTCAACCGTCAACACAGGACGACATGAACGACGTGGGTTTCCAACCGAGCTTCAGAAGGAATGATTGGGTGTCCGCTTACCCCATCACGGCTAGCAACAAACTCTAGCACAGATTCTTCGGTGACACCAATTGTGCCAGAAGATTCAACTCCATGCTCCTGTATCTTTTGCTGTTTCATTGCTGGCTCCTTAGCAGAACCAACCATACCGTCAGTTTGGCCTCTCTTTGCTGTAGGGTTTGCATCACTTGTTAGGGCACCATCTCCTAGATTATCATTTCCGCCGGCTTCGCTTGCATGGGGGGAAGCAGGCGCATTACTAAAAACTTGCTCTGACAATCCACGCCCCTCAATTGTCAGGAAGGTCTTGATCATGTCGTAAGTTACCTGCGATTGTCATGTAGCATTTCTTTTTGTCAGAAGTAAATTGGACATTCACGACAGCTTTGGATGCACATACAATGAACTACAGCCAATGTTTGATAAGAGTGGCTATTACATTTTCCAAGCAATACTAAATCACAAACAGAAATAGAGTGATTATGCGCTAAGAGAAAATTACATTATCTGGGAGCTCCTCTTTGATCGGCTTCAACTTGTCACGTGATCCAACCTTTGCTATTGCAAGACGGATCCCTGAGGCTATCTCAGGTGTCAGCCCTACCTCCCTGCAAAACCTACTCCAGTCCATCTCACATCCTTCTTGAGCAGCATCAAGTATGTAGGCAATAACAGTTTGCTCTTTTATTGGCACTGCTCTGCGAAAATACTGGAATACATAATCATATTAAGTTGTGAACTTGAGTATACCATCAGTGCAAAACGAAAAATGAAAACAATGGTAACTCACTGCGATTTTCAGGAATGAGAACACCTGCTTCTGCCACGGTTCCCATGCAGTCAACTTTGCATCACCCAAGATCCCTGGAAGATTGTTTTGTACAGGTTTCGGTAAACCAGCTATATTTTCAACAGCTGGATTTGTTGTTGTTGGTGGTGGTATTTGTGAATTATCCAATGGAAGGTTTAACTCCTTCGATAATTGTGTGATATTTTGGATGAAAATGCCACTGAAACGTGAGACAAAATGCTGCAAACAAAATGCCTGATGTATTAAAATACGAGTACAAGATGGAATAGAATGTTCACACTATCGTGTATTTTAAAATTGGATGTACTGCAGAAATGCATACAATACATATTAAGTAATACCTGGCTGACACCATCGATATTAGCAAGTCTAGCTCCAGTAGAAGGCCTCATCTTTGCGAAATTTCTTATTGTCTGATCACCGCATATATCATATCTGTAACAAGGGGGATTAAAATATCGGTTTGCTAACCTTTCCAACATAAAATAGCTAAACAACACAGATTCCTAAACGCATTGTTATCGTTTAGATTTTTACTCACGGAGCGGTTCCAATATCTTGAGCCAGCTTCATCTTGACATTCAGGAGCATTTGATaaagttttgtttcatcctGAAAGAAATTTAAATGAGACACAAGACACAAAAAAGCTAAAATTTCCAGGTTAAGTAGTGGGTGGATCGGGATCTAATAAATAGTATTTTGAGAAACCTACCACAGAAAATTTTTCGGATTCTATTGTGGGCACATGATTTAAACCACCACCTTCTTTCTGCTGTGAACTAGCATGTTCCTCTAGATCAATCATCTCTGCAGTCAGCTGTAAAACCAGTGGTGCCATCCATTTTACCAGCAGTAGAGAGGAACTTGACCCCTTTTGGACTGACGCTGAATATATATAGACGCAGAGTTAGCAGTGGTTCTTCTTAAGCATTTGTGCAAAGCTTAGTTTATGACTAAACATGCAGAGGGCTACAAAGGGAATGAATAGAATGACTAAAGAAGCAAAAGTAAAACTGCAAAACAGAACCTGACAAATCTTAATGTATCACGGACAGTCTCCTTCAAGTAATCTGCGCATAGATAAAAGAATACAATGAATAAATAAAAGCACATTCAAAGATGACAAAATATTTCATTATCCTAAGTCCTAAAAACTGATACTGAGCATTTGCTCAGTGTAGCCATACATAAAGTAGCACTATTACACTTTGAAGAACAAAGCAGGTTTTACATTCAAGTAAAAGTTACAAAAAGGTGTGATGTCAGTGGCTGAgatgttcatgaatttccttagATCACCAGCAGAAAGATGCTAGACTTGAAATTGATGCATACTTTCTAAGCTTTACAGGTCTCAAAGATAACAAATACTACTTGTTAATTGTTCGTTCTACTGGCAATAGCAAaccaaataaaacaatgcagaAAAATGATGAACAGAATTGATCACACTTAGCAAAAATTAGCAAAGGAGTGGGAAGAGGAGAGAGGGCAGCTGGTCGCCGAGCATGAAGCTACCTTGATGCCGATTGGTGTACCTCGCTGTCTGGGCAGTCGCTTCTCGTCGATATCCTAGCACCGACATTCCTTTTTGCTCCCCTTGTGTACCCATCCCAGTTGTGCAGGATCAACGGATAAGCCAGGCTTAGAAAAACAACACAAAAGGTCAAGAGCAAAGGAATTGAATATCTAATATAATCAAAACATAGAGGTGAGACAGGGATTTGGTCTGCATAAGGGGGTGGATCTCCTAGCGATGGCACAGCAAAATTTATAAGATAAACTTCCAACTTTTGGTAAAGATGACCACCAACATCAGAAAGGAAATAATCAGTATGAATGAACCTAATACCCATCCCTGAATACATCGCATGGCCACTAAAATGGCAAAGTTCATTCCTGCAAATAAAGAAAAGATagtcatgagtcaagatagaaTAATACTAAATTAACATCCAGTAACTACTGAGCATAGCTAAGCTACGCCGAACAATATTTATTTAGAAATGTGGCCCATATATAAGTACCAACTATTACACATAATAGCACATGCAGCAGTACATCAGAGGAAAGGAAACAGCAGGAGCAAGAACATGTACATACTGGAACTCTCTGAACGCCTCTGCAATGTTTCAACACATAGTAACTAAACAAGCTCAACCTCTATGACAGAGCAATAGAGTAAACCCACATCTGTGGTCATTGGATTGATTCAGAAATAAACCACACCATACTCAGATCCGATGCAAAAAAAGAAAGACACAGACGAAGCGCGCAAGCCGATCAATCCCATCAACTGGACAACCGGATAATCTTACGATGATTCGCAATAGGGGGTAGCGTTGGGTTACCTGGTCGCCACCAAGAGCGAGAAGGGAGGGAAGCTCGGGGCGGAGTGCGTTGATGTAGGCGTCGACCTCGGGCTTGGTGGACGGCCGGCCGTCGGGGAATAACTCGAGCTAGGCACGTGTGGCAATCTCCCATGGGTGCAATGGCCGCATCGAGGCCGCACGGGCGGCATCGCATCGCCTACTTCCACGAGGATACATGACGATCaccaggccggccggccaacAGCGACGGCTCGGAGGGCTTGAAGGAGGCGGGGGCGACTGCTCAGAGGAGGCGGGCGCCGGGCTGCGGGTGTGGAGTAGAGGGCGGCGCAGCTATGGATGTGGAGGGAGAAGGTTGGTAGGCGGCGGAtctgggggcggcggcggctctacTCGGCTGCCCGTGCAGTAGAAGGAAGGAgaaaaggaggaggaggcgtgCGATGCAGGCCACAACACGTGGCGACGGCGGGTGCAAGCGACGCCGTGCGCTCTTGGTGTCGCAGCTGGAACCCTAGACCGGGTGCGGGACGCATCGCGAGGGGGGAGGCGGGCGTGGAGTCGCACGACGTGGGGTGGGAGGCGGGTCGGGGATGACGGGGTGGGGTTGCGAGGGCGAGAGCGAAGATGCCGGCGTGAGGGAGGCAGCGATGATGGCGGAGGATCGGGGGAGGAGGCTATGGCGATTGCGAGGGCGCTGGCTTGAGGGAGGATGTGATGACGCCAGCGAGGGCGCCAGCGATTGCAAGGGCGACGGTTCCTCACGTTCTGCTcgggggaggcgcggcggcggctgagGGAGGCAGGGCGAGGGATGCGAGGGAGAAAAGAACAAGCACCTGATGTGCAATCGTTGGTTTCCATCGGCAGCCAGAATGGACGGCTCGCACCGCACAGGAGATGGAGGGTCAGCGGGAGGGCGACGTGGGTCGCGATTGTTTCGGCGCGCATCCCTATGCATCATCGTCAAATCGCAGGGCTGATGATTGCAAAACAAAATGGCAGAATGGTTAAGGGGGAAGACGGGAGGGTTACACCAAAAAATTGTCCCTCAATTGGTTTTTTTAAGCAGAGATTCTAGTAAGAACACGTGGACGTGGTGGTTGCAATGCAAATTGTTCTTATCACCTCAGTTAGAATAGTTATTACTCGCAGGGAGTGATTTGCGACTAATTTTGACTGGCAAAGCAGCAGAACGCAGTGGCGCTGGCGGTTAGCATAGGCCAAGCCAGTCCGGCAGCCGTGGCGGAGACATCCCCGCCTCCCAACCACCCGCGCCAAACCATCCCCCATCCATGGCGTCGGCGTCGCGGCTGCTCCCACCCGCGCCTCCTCCGGCCGCGCCACTCCACCGTCCGCGTACGCGCAGCCACCTCGCCGTCCCGCGCCTCCGGTGCCGGGCCGCCTCCTCTGCGGCGACCTCCAGCGGCGCCGCCCTGCTCGAAGGCGGCGGAAGTGCCGCGGAGGTGGCCCTGCGGGAGTTCGTCACGCTCGACGAACTccgcgccgccgtgcgcctccgcgTGCGCACCTTCTGCGAGTACGCCGTCGACTCTGTCGGTGCCGAGGTGATTGGTCCCCTGTCATCTCTTCCCTGTGCTATGATTGGATAACGAGACTGCTCTTGGTTTTGGAGTGGCTGGGGGCATCCTAAGTTTTAGGATGTCTTATGCGAGGAAAATCAAGAACTCGGGAGATTCGATAGATTTAGCCGTTTAGGGGGCGCAATGTATGCGATGCATCTATGGGTGTGATGTGGTCGTAGTTCGGAAGAATCTGGTGAAatatttattgtgattgttGTCAATTAGTTTGTGATTAGTAGGTTTCAGTTTTGCAACTGACGCTCGCACCAAACTTCGGGAAACACATTAGACAATTGGATTTGTAGCGAATAGTGATCAGCAGATTTGGTAAACGGCACATAGCTTTGTTAATTTACTGGTCATCCATGCCAGTTTTACTGTGTGCAACATCGTTCTTTCAGAAAGACATAAATTTAAGTTGAGCTTAACTAACATTGTTCAGAAATAGAAAGGTGAAGAAATAAAGCATGCATCTCACTAATATATTGTTATTATGCTGGAAATCGCACTCTTCTAGTCAAGTCCATTTTGATTCCTAGCAAAAACAACTTACCTTGTTCAAAACAAATACTATGTATGTAGACAGTCAAGCACAACTACTTCTTTAAAATACTTAGTGCTTGGTAGTCCTGTATTTACTTTCATGcaattttcttttttccttctcttttctggTACACTACCGCACCATTGTATTGATCCATTGATGACTTAACTTTACTATTTGTTGTTAAGTTCTGCTAGGATCACAGGAAGGCTCTTGCAGACAGGGAATTTGAAGCGTTGCAGGATAGAATTTCTGGGAAAATGATCAATTTCCAAAGAGTTTCTTGTATAAATGGGACTGTACCACTGTCCCCGTCCTTAATGACAGCTGATGAACTTTGTTCTATGTGCAAGGTATAGATTGCATTCCCTCAATTGTTCATTTCTTTCAGCAATGTTTTTAAACATGTCACCCAACTGTCTCGTGCAAATTTGGTAAACAATTGTTTTTATATACTTCTACGAGAATATTTTATATGTTATGCTTACACTGAAATTATAACAAAAAAATGTGTGAGTACTTTTCTTCTGCAATAGATTTCCTGTCTAGTTCATTTGAATGATCGCTTATATTTGGAGGAAAAGAACATCAAAAACTAACATGCCAATTTTTTTGCGCAAAGGTTCATTACTTGTTATTTGTTATTTAGACTGAGATTCACCATCATAGTGCAATTTTTAGCCTATCACCTATATTTTCTCACATTCTGATCTCTTTGCTGTTGTCAGCCTATTTATTTCTAATAGGTTTACTTTATGGATTCTCTTGTAAGGCATTTAAGTCTAAAATTGATGCCCTGTTTGTTGCCTGTACATGCAGTTTGTGGAGGATGGAGAAGAGAGAGTAGTAGTTGGTAGTTTAGACCTTAATCAGTGTCTCTGGCTACCAGATGAATTGACTGGCAAGAGGCCTGGGGTAAGGCTGCTGCTTCCTTTTTCATTTCTCTTGCAGAATATTGTGGATAATGTGTATGTTTTGATAGTTGTGACT
The Panicum hallii strain FIL2 chromosome 6, PHallii_v3.1, whole genome shotgun sequence genome window above contains:
- the LOC112896322 gene encoding uncharacterized protein LOC112896322, whose protein sequence is MASASRLLPPAPPPAAPLHRPRTRSHLAVPRLRCRAASSAATSSGAALLEGGGSAAEVALREFVTLDELRAAVRLRVRTFCEYAVDSVGAEDHRKALADREFEALQDRISGKMINFQRVSCINGTVPLSPSLMTADELCSMCKFVEDGEERVVVGSLDLNQCLWLPDELTGKRPGVNEDSQTRAYLSNVCVAKELQKKGLGYALVDKSKKLAREWGITDLYVHVAINNIAGQKLYKKSGFVYEGEEPAWKARFLGRPRRLLLWFDMNKEPL